One Cucurbita pepo subsp. pepo cultivar mu-cu-16 chromosome LG20, ASM280686v2, whole genome shotgun sequence genomic window carries:
- the LOC111782730 gene encoding calcium-transporting ATPase 1, endoplasmic reticulum-type-like isoform X2 has protein sequence MGRGGENYGKKDIFAATSSKKETYPAWARDVQECVEKYQVNPDLGLSSEEVENKRKIYGFNELEKHEGTSILKLILEQFNDTLVRILLAAAVVSFVLAWYDGEEGGEMEITAFVEPLVIFLILIVNAIVGIWQENNAEKALEALKEIQSEQASVIRNGKRVSIVAKDLVPGDIVELRVGDKVPADMRVLRLISSTFRVEQGSLTGESEAVSKTAKAVPEDTDIQGKKCMVFAGTTVVNGNCICVVTQIGMNTELGQVHAQIQEASQSEDDTPLKKKLNEFGELLTAIIGVICALVWLINVKYFLTWEYVDGWPANFKFSFEKCTYYFEIAVALAVAAIPEGLPAVITTCLALGTRKMAQKNALVRKLPSVETLGCTTVICSDKTGTLTTNQMAVAKIVALGSRVGTLRAFDVEGTTYDPLDGKIIGWLGGQLDANLQMLAKIAAVCNDAGVEKSGHHFVANGMPTEAALKVLVEKMGLPEGYDSSSADINGDVLRCCHAWNKNEQRIATLEFDRDRKSMGVITTSSSGKKSLLVKGAVENLLDRSSFIQLLDGTIVKLDSDSKRYLLDYLREMSSSALRCLGFAYKEDLPEFSSYNNGDEEHPAHQLLLDPSKYSTIESNLIFAGFVGLRDPPRKEVHQAIEDCKAAGIRVMVITGDNQNTAEAICREIGVFGKHEAINSRSLTGKEFMAMNREGQKLHLRQDGGLLFSRAEPRHKQEIVRLLKEDGEVVAMTGDGVNDAPALKLADIGIAMGIAGTEVAKEASDMVLADDNFSTIVAAVGEGRSIYDNMKAFIRYMISSNIGEVASIFLTAALGIPEGMIPVQLLWVNLVTDGPPATALGFNPPDNDIMKKPPRKSDDSLITPWILFRYLVIGLYVGVATVGVFIIWYTHASFLGIDLSGDGHSLVSYSQLANWGQCSSWDGFSVSPFTAGDEVFSFDSDPCDYFRSGKIKASTLSLSVLVAIEMFNSLNALSEDGSLLTMPPWVNPWLLLAMSVSFGLHFLILYVPFLAKIFGIVPLSLNEWLLVLAVALPVIIIDEILKFVGRLTSGLRTSRPRRSSKQKSE, from the exons ATGGGAAGAGGGGGGGAAAACTATGGGAAGAAAGACATTTTTGCTGCTACATCTTCGAAGAAAGAAACGTACCCTGCCTGGGCAAGGGATGTTCAAGAATGCGTAGAGAAGTACCAAGTGAATCCAGATCTCGGATTATCTTCTGAAGAGGTcgaaaacaagagaaagatctATGGTTTCAATGAATTGGAGAAGCATGAAGGTACCTCAATCTTGAAACTTATTTTGgaacaatttaatgacacacTAGTTAG GATTCTATTAGCTGCAGCGGTTGTatcttttgttcttgcgtGGTATGATGGTGAGGAAGGAGGTGAGATGGAGATCACAGCATTTGTGGAGCCTCTAGTTATTTTCTTGATACTGATCGTCAATGCCATTGTTGGCATTTGGCAAGAGAACAATGCCGAGAAAGCATTGGAAGCCCTTAAAGAAATCCAGTCTGAACAGGCTTCAGTTATACGAAATGGTAAACGAGTTTCGATTGTTGCAAAAGATCTTGTTCCCGGTGATATAGTAGAACTCAGAGTTGGGGATAAGGTGCCTGCTGACATGCGAGTATTGCGTTTAATCAGCTCAACTTTTCGGGTTGAGCAAGGTTCCTTGACAGGCGAGAGTGAAGCGGTGAGCAAGACTGCTAAGGCAGTGCCAGAAGATACCGATA TACAAGGGAAAAAGTGTATGGTTTTTGCAGGGACAACAGTTGTCAATGGAAATTGTATTTGCGTTGTTACCCAAATAGGAATGAACACTGAACTAGGACAGGTGCATGCTCAGATACAAGAAGCATCCCAGAGTGAAGATGATACGCcattgaagaaaaagttgaatgAGTTTGGAGAGCTTCTAACGGCAATAATTGGAGTGATCTGTGCTCTAGTTTGGCTTATTAATGTCAAATACTTCCTCACTTGGGAATATGTTGATGGGTGGCCTGCAAATTTCAAGTTCTCATTTGAGAAATGTACATATTACTTTGAGATTGCTGTGGCATTGGCTGTAGCTGCAATTCCAGAAGGTTTGCCTGCGGTCATAACAACATGCTTGGCACTTGGCACTCGAAAGATGGCTCAAAAGAATGCCCTTGTTCGGAAGCTGCCCAGTGTTGAAACACTTGGCTGTACAACTGTGATATGTTCTGATAAGACCGGTACTCTAACAACTAATCAGATGGCTGTGGCAAAAATTGTGGCCCTTGGTTCTCGTGTTGGCACTCTGCGAGCTTTTGATGTGGAGGGGACTACATATGATCCTTTAGATGGAAAGATAATCGGTTGGCTTGGAGGTCAACTGGATGCTAATCTGCAAATGTTGGCAAAGATCGCTGCTGTCTGTAATGATGCAGGTGTTGAAAAATCTGGCCATCATTTTGTTGCAAATGGAATGCCTACTGAAGCAGCATTGAAG GTTCTTGTGGAAAAGATGGGGCTTCCTGAAGGATATGACTCAAGTTCAGCTGACATTAATGGGGATGTCCTGC GATGCTGCCATGCTTGGAATAAGAACGAGCAACGCATTGCTACTCTAGAATTTGACCGAGACCGTAAATCCATGGGAGTTATTACAACTTCTAGCTCAGGGAAGAAATCATTACTCGTGAAG GGTGCTGTTGAAAACCTTTTGGATCGGAGTTCATTTATTCAACTGCTTGATGGAACTATAGTGAAGTTGGACTCAGATTCGAAGAGATACCTCTTAGATTATTTGCGTGAGATGTCATCAAGTGCATTAAGGTGTTTAGGTTTTGCATACAAGGAAGATCTTCCAGAATTTTCCTCTTATAATAACGGTGATGAAGAACATCCAGCACACCAGCTTCTACTTGACCCGTCCAAATACTCCACAATCGAAAGTAATCTTATCTTTGCGGGCTTTGTTGGGTTAAGA GATCCTCCTCGAAAAGAGGTTCATCAAGCAATTGAAGACTGCAAAGCTGCTGGTATTCGTGTCATGGTTATCACAGGGGACAACCAGAATACAGCTGAAGCTATATGTCGAGAAATAGGCGTGTTTGGAAAACATGAAGCTATAAATTCCAGAAGTTTAACTGGAAAAGAGTTCATGGCAATGAATCGGGAGGGTCAAAAACTTCACTTAAGACAAGATGGAGGACTTCTTTTCTCAAGGGCTGAACCAAGACATAAACAAGAGATAGTGAGATTGCTCAAGGAAGACGGTGAAGTTGTTGCAATGACCGGTGATGGAGTCAATGATGCGCCTGCCTTGAAGCTGGCCGATATCGGGATTGCGATGGGCATTGCTGGTACTGAG GTTGCAAAGGAAGCCTCCGACATGGTTCTTGCAGATGACAATTTTAGTACAATAGTTGCAGCAGTTGGTGAAGGCAGGTCCATTTACGACAATATGAAGGCTTTTATCAG GTACATGATTTCCTCGAATATTGGTGAAGTTGCATCAATATTTTTGACAGCAGCACTGGGTATCCCCGAAGGGATGATCCCTGTTCAGCTTCTCTGGGTTAATCTCGTTACAGACGGACCCCCGGCAACTGCGTTGGGATTTAATCCACCTGATAACGATATAATGAAGAAACCGCCAAGGAAGAGCGACGACTCGTTGATCACACCCTGGATTTTGTTCCGCTATTTG GTGATCGGACTTTACGTAGGGGTAGCAACTGTAggagtatttattatttggtaTACACATGCATCATTCTTAGGCATCGACCTGTCTGGAGATGGCCACAGTCTGGTCTCTTACTCTCAGCTCGCTAACTGGGGTCAGTGCTCATCTTGGGACGGGTTTTCGGTGTCGCCCTTCACAGCTGGGGATGAAGTCTTCAGCTTTGATTCGGATCCATGCGATTACTTCCGCTCAGGCAAGATCAAAGCATCGACCCTGTCGCTCTCCGTCTTGGTAGCCATAGAGATGTTCAATTCCCTCAATGCCCTCTCCGAGGATGGAAGCTTGTTGACAATGCCCCCTTGGGTTAACCCTTGGCTCCTCCTCGCCATGTCTGTTTCGTTCGGCCTGCATTTCTTGATTCTGTATGTGCCATTCCTCGCCAAGATCTTTGGCATCGTCCCGCTGTCGTTGAACGAATGGCTCTTGGTTCTGGCGGTGGCATTGCCCGTGATCATAATCGACGAGATTCTGAAATTCGTGGGAAGGCTTACAAGTGGGTTGAGGACTTCTCGCCCGAGGAGATCATCGAAGCAGAAATCGGAGTAA
- the LOC111782730 gene encoding calcium-transporting ATPase 1, endoplasmic reticulum-type-like isoform X1 gives MGRGGENYGKKDIFAATSSKKETYPAWARDVQECVEKYQVNPDLGLSSEEVENKRKIYGFNELEKHEGTSILKLILEQFNDTLVRILLAAAVVSFVLAWYDGEEGGEMEITAFVEPLVIFLILIVNAIVGIWQENNAEKALEALKEIQSEQASVIRNGKRVSIVAKDLVPGDIVELRVGDKVPADMRVLRLISSTFRVEQGSLTGESEAVSKTAKAVPEDTDIQGKKCMVFAGTTVVNGNCICVVTQIGMNTELGQVHAQIQEASQSEDDTPLKKKLNEFGELLTAIIGVICALVWLINVKYFLTWEYVDGWPANFKFSFEKCTYYFEIAVALAVAAIPEGLPAVITTCLALGTRKMAQKNALVRKLPSVETLGCTTVICSDKTGTLTTNQMAVAKIVALGSRVGTLRAFDVEGTTYDPLDGKIIGWLGGQLDANLQMLAKIAAVCNDAGVEKSGHHFVANGMPTEAALKVLVEKMGLPEGYDSSSADINGDVLRCCHAWNKNEQRIATLEFDRDRKSMGVITTSSSGKKSLLVKGAVENLLDRSSFIQLLDGTIVKLDSDSKRYLLDYLREMSSSALRCLGFAYKEDLPEFSSYNNGDEEHPAHQLLLDPSKYSTIESNLIFAGFVGLRDPPRKEVHQAIEDCKAAGIRVMVITGDNQNTAEAICREIGVFGKHEAINSRSLTGKEFMAMNREGQKLHLRQDGGLLFSRAEPRHKQEIVRLLKEDGEVVAMTGDGVNDAPALKLADIGIAMGIAGTEVAKEASDMVLADDNFSTIVAAVGEGRSIYDNMKAFIRYMISSNIGEVASIFLTAALGIPEGMIPVQLLWVNLVTDGPPATALGFNPPDNDIMKKPPRKSDDSLITPWILFRYLVIGLYVGVATVGVFIIWYTHASFLGIDLSGDGHSLVSYSQLANWGQCSSWDGFSVSPFTAGDEVFSFDSDPCDYFRSGKIKASTLSLSVLVAIEMFNSLNALSEDGSLLTMPPWVNPWLLLAMSVSFGLHFLILYVPFLAKIFGIVPLSLNEWLLVLAVALPVIIIDEILKFVGRLTSGLRTSRPRRSSKQKSE, from the exons ATGGGAAGAGGGGGGGAAAACTATGGGAAGAAAGACATTTTTGCTGCTACATCTTCGAAGAAAGAAACGTACCCTGCCTGGGCAAGGGATGTTCAAGAATGCGTAGAGAAGTACCAAGTGAATCCAGATCTCGGATTATCTTCTGAAGAGGTcgaaaacaagagaaagatctATGGTTTCAATGAATTGGAGAAGCATGAAGGTACCTCAATCTTGAAACTTATTTTGgaacaatttaatgacacacTAGTTAG GATTCTATTAGCTGCAGCGGTTGTatcttttgttcttgcgtGGTATGATGGTGAGGAAGGAGGTGAGATGGAGATCACAGCATTTGTGGAGCCTCTAGTTATTTTCTTGATACTGATCGTCAATGCCATTGTTGGCATTTGGCAAGAGAACAATGCCGAGAAAGCATTGGAAGCCCTTAAAGAAATCCAGTCTGAACAGGCTTCAGTTATACGAAATGGTAAACGAGTTTCGATTGTTGCAAAAGATCTTGTTCCCGGTGATATAGTAGAACTCAGAGTTGGGGATAAGGTGCCTGCTGACATGCGAGTATTGCGTTTAATCAGCTCAACTTTTCGGGTTGAGCAAGGTTCCTTGACAGGCGAGAGTGAAGCGGTGAGCAAGACTGCTAAGGCAGTGCCAGAAG ATACCGATATACAAGGGAAAAAGTGTATGGTTTTTGCAGGGACAACAGTTGTCAATGGAAATTGTATTTGCGTTGTTACCCAAATAGGAATGAACACTGAACTAGGACAGGTGCATGCTCAGATACAAGAAGCATCCCAGAGTGAAGATGATACGCcattgaagaaaaagttgaatgAGTTTGGAGAGCTTCTAACGGCAATAATTGGAGTGATCTGTGCTCTAGTTTGGCTTATTAATGTCAAATACTTCCTCACTTGGGAATATGTTGATGGGTGGCCTGCAAATTTCAAGTTCTCATTTGAGAAATGTACATATTACTTTGAGATTGCTGTGGCATTGGCTGTAGCTGCAATTCCAGAAGGTTTGCCTGCGGTCATAACAACATGCTTGGCACTTGGCACTCGAAAGATGGCTCAAAAGAATGCCCTTGTTCGGAAGCTGCCCAGTGTTGAAACACTTGGCTGTACAACTGTGATATGTTCTGATAAGACCGGTACTCTAACAACTAATCAGATGGCTGTGGCAAAAATTGTGGCCCTTGGTTCTCGTGTTGGCACTCTGCGAGCTTTTGATGTGGAGGGGACTACATATGATCCTTTAGATGGAAAGATAATCGGTTGGCTTGGAGGTCAACTGGATGCTAATCTGCAAATGTTGGCAAAGATCGCTGCTGTCTGTAATGATGCAGGTGTTGAAAAATCTGGCCATCATTTTGTTGCAAATGGAATGCCTACTGAAGCAGCATTGAAG GTTCTTGTGGAAAAGATGGGGCTTCCTGAAGGATATGACTCAAGTTCAGCTGACATTAATGGGGATGTCCTGC GATGCTGCCATGCTTGGAATAAGAACGAGCAACGCATTGCTACTCTAGAATTTGACCGAGACCGTAAATCCATGGGAGTTATTACAACTTCTAGCTCAGGGAAGAAATCATTACTCGTGAAG GGTGCTGTTGAAAACCTTTTGGATCGGAGTTCATTTATTCAACTGCTTGATGGAACTATAGTGAAGTTGGACTCAGATTCGAAGAGATACCTCTTAGATTATTTGCGTGAGATGTCATCAAGTGCATTAAGGTGTTTAGGTTTTGCATACAAGGAAGATCTTCCAGAATTTTCCTCTTATAATAACGGTGATGAAGAACATCCAGCACACCAGCTTCTACTTGACCCGTCCAAATACTCCACAATCGAAAGTAATCTTATCTTTGCGGGCTTTGTTGGGTTAAGA GATCCTCCTCGAAAAGAGGTTCATCAAGCAATTGAAGACTGCAAAGCTGCTGGTATTCGTGTCATGGTTATCACAGGGGACAACCAGAATACAGCTGAAGCTATATGTCGAGAAATAGGCGTGTTTGGAAAACATGAAGCTATAAATTCCAGAAGTTTAACTGGAAAAGAGTTCATGGCAATGAATCGGGAGGGTCAAAAACTTCACTTAAGACAAGATGGAGGACTTCTTTTCTCAAGGGCTGAACCAAGACATAAACAAGAGATAGTGAGATTGCTCAAGGAAGACGGTGAAGTTGTTGCAATGACCGGTGATGGAGTCAATGATGCGCCTGCCTTGAAGCTGGCCGATATCGGGATTGCGATGGGCATTGCTGGTACTGAG GTTGCAAAGGAAGCCTCCGACATGGTTCTTGCAGATGACAATTTTAGTACAATAGTTGCAGCAGTTGGTGAAGGCAGGTCCATTTACGACAATATGAAGGCTTTTATCAG GTACATGATTTCCTCGAATATTGGTGAAGTTGCATCAATATTTTTGACAGCAGCACTGGGTATCCCCGAAGGGATGATCCCTGTTCAGCTTCTCTGGGTTAATCTCGTTACAGACGGACCCCCGGCAACTGCGTTGGGATTTAATCCACCTGATAACGATATAATGAAGAAACCGCCAAGGAAGAGCGACGACTCGTTGATCACACCCTGGATTTTGTTCCGCTATTTG GTGATCGGACTTTACGTAGGGGTAGCAACTGTAggagtatttattatttggtaTACACATGCATCATTCTTAGGCATCGACCTGTCTGGAGATGGCCACAGTCTGGTCTCTTACTCTCAGCTCGCTAACTGGGGTCAGTGCTCATCTTGGGACGGGTTTTCGGTGTCGCCCTTCACAGCTGGGGATGAAGTCTTCAGCTTTGATTCGGATCCATGCGATTACTTCCGCTCAGGCAAGATCAAAGCATCGACCCTGTCGCTCTCCGTCTTGGTAGCCATAGAGATGTTCAATTCCCTCAATGCCCTCTCCGAGGATGGAAGCTTGTTGACAATGCCCCCTTGGGTTAACCCTTGGCTCCTCCTCGCCATGTCTGTTTCGTTCGGCCTGCATTTCTTGATTCTGTATGTGCCATTCCTCGCCAAGATCTTTGGCATCGTCCCGCTGTCGTTGAACGAATGGCTCTTGGTTCTGGCGGTGGCATTGCCCGTGATCATAATCGACGAGATTCTGAAATTCGTGGGAAGGCTTACAAGTGGGTTGAGGACTTCTCGCCCGAGGAGATCATCGAAGCAGAAATCGGAGTAA